From uncultured Desulfobacter sp.:
TTAACACGGGAAGGGATATTACAAAACTGTCAAAGGCAATTTCCGGCAGAAACATTTCCGGAAAAATTTCATTTTCTTTATTTTCCAGCCGGACCAGGGGGGCGTGGTTAAGGTCAAGAAGTTCCACATCCATCTTTTTTGCCAGGTCGTTGTATCCAAGTGATGCAAAAACCTCCCTGGTGTCCATTACACTGTCTCCGCACCCTTCTGCTATGATCAGCCTGGCAGAGGAATGTTTTCTGACATATTTAACCACCTCTTCGACCAGTTGGGGAGGAGTGGTGACTGGAAACGGACTTGCATTGACCAGGTTAGGCTTGAGAAGGATGGTCTCCTGGCCTTTTAAATGTTCATCCACAAGGATTTTTTCCAGAATTGCCGGCACACTCTCAGTGTATGATACAAACTCAATTTGCGCTACGTCTGCAATCTTTTCCATGTGCATTATCCTGTATACTCAATGATCAAAAACCGAGAAACCGGAATCCATCCCTGAACAAAAATAAAGGCTTATTATTACTGTTTCAATGTACATTTGTCACTGAAATTTTTTGCATGGCTGATTTCAATAAAAGAGGCACCAAGTTCAGGCCCAAAACTGCCGGAAAGCACAATAATAAGGTCGTCATCGTTAAAATTTTGATCTTCAATTAAACGGCAGATGGCGCCTGTAACTGATTCCCTTGGATTTGGTCCGAGGGGAATGTAATCGGGCAAGACCCCAAAGGACAAGGAGAGCATGCGCATCACTCTTTTATCGTAAACCTGGGCGAAAATCGGGCTGTCCCCCCGGTAGGCGGCCAAGGCCAGAATGGTTTTCCCGGAAAGTGAATCCGCCACAATCCCCCTGGTGTTCAAACGCAGGGAAGACTTAACTGCTGCCTTGGCAAGATAATCGGTCAAATTGCCTCTACTTGAATAGGGGGTATCAATAAATGAGCTTCTTTTTAACTCTACCTCCCGGGCAATTTTGGCCATGGTCTGCACCGCTTGCTCAGGATATTTACCATTGGCCGTCTCACCTGACAGCATCAGGGCGTCAGCATGATCCAGGCAGGCATTGGCCACATCAGACACTTCCGCCCGTGTGGGCCGTGGTGATTGAATCATGGAATGCAGCATCTGGGTGGCTACAATCACAGGACGTCTAAGTTCAATACAGGTTTGGACAATATCTTTTTGAATCAACGGAATTTTTTCAGTTGGGATTTCAACGGCTAAATCGCCCCTGGCCACCATCACCCCATAGGCACATCTCAAAATTTCCCGAAGATTATCCACCCCCTGGGCATTTTCAATCTTAGCGATAATTTTGATTGGAGATTTCTTCTCATCAAGAATGCTTTGAACAGCCAGGACATCGTCCTCATTACGAACAAAAGAGTGCGCAATAAAATCAAGATCCTGGTCTGCGGCAAAAGCAATAAACCCCTTATCCTTTTCACTCAAGGCCGGCAATTTAACATGAACCGATGGGATATTGATACTTTTTCTGGGATAAATGACCCCGTCATTTTCCACGAAACAGATGAGATGGTTATCTATTTTGTCCGTCACTTTCAGGGCAATGTATCCGTCATCAATGAGAATGGAAGAACCAACCGGCACATCATCGACAAAATGGGGATAAGATACGCAGATCTCATCATCTTTCGAAATCCCGTCAGCCTCTCCTTTGATGCGGATAAAATCCCCATAAACAACGGACAGAGGCGTTTTGGCATCACAGGTTCTGATTTCAGGGCCCTTGGTGTCTAAAAGGATACCGATCTTATCCGATACCTTACGGGTATTTTCAATAACTTGCATGGCATCATCATGGCTCATGTGAGCCGTATTCAAGCGCACCACGTTCATTCCAGCCTTATAAAGCGTTTCAATGAATTCCACGGAACAGTTCAGGTTGGATATGGTCGCTACAATTTTTGTTTTACGCCTTTTCAAAACAGCCCTCTCTTTCGGCACAATGCCATGATGAATTTTTATCTGAAAGTCCCAATAAATTTTTAAATTACTTTCATATTTTGTTGTGGGGGTGAGTCTGGATGTCGTAGACCAAGTCAGCCCGTGGCTTTTATAAAAAAGAATACGCCATTTTGGGAATCAGGCGCAAGAGAAAAGCATGATTTACAGTAATTATAAATATGACCAGCACACAATTGTGTGCTGGTCCACTAAGGACTTATTTGCCAGAGAAGGTAAAAGGAAAGTGTTTAAAGCATAATCCTCCTTCGACCAAAGACACAGGGGTTGCAAGCCCCATCCCCGCAAAAGCGATCATTTATAATATGGGCAATCCTTGAGTACCAATTTATACTCCTGATGGCTGAGAATGGTTATGACTATTAATCAGTCTTATTTTGAGGAAATCATAATAATATTTACTCCCCCCACATAAACTATATTGAACCCTTCATTTTACTTTTACGTATTCCCAATAACGGCCATGGCCGACCTGGTCTTTCACCGAGGTTAGGCCACAACAAATCATGAAAGAAACTAACTGGTTAGTTTAGTTCTTTCATATAAATTTGGTAGGGATATTATCCGTATATATAAACAGTATAGCTGGGCATTTTTATCGCACTCAATCCCGGGGAAGCAGCGGTATAAGTCCAACACCAATGATGGAAACAACAAATACGATGACAAAAGTCAAAGAAACACTGTTTAAAACCGCATTCTGGAGTATAATTGTCATTCCTTCAGGGACCTGCGCCTGGAATTCTTTTTGGAAAAGGATTGCCATACTTTCCTGCAATCGGGCAATCAACGGCTCCGGGAGCTGACGGCCGGCAGTCTTTAGCTGGCTGATGAGCCGTTCCGTTACAATGCCGCCGCACAAACCAACCCCGATTGTTCCGCCCATGGTCCGGGCAAATTGATGAAAAGAGGTTGCCACCCCCAGATCTTTGGTTTTCACACTGTTCTGGACAATGAGCAGTGTGGATAGCGTTGTAAACCCCATACCCAACCCAACGATCTGGAACGTGAAGAAACAATGGGTTATGGTGGTTGTGCGGGAAAAACCCAATGTCAGTCCGGTACCAATTACCATGAGGATCACGCCGATAAAGGTCGCTCTTTTCTGTCCGATCCAGTGCATTTTTCGTCCGGCAATAATAGATCCCAAAGACCATCCCAGACTCAGGGAAAGCATTGCATAGCCGACTTGAAGCGGCGTTTGAGAAAGTGTGCCCTGGAGAAATAAAGGGGCGTAGGCAAACAATGCAAAAATAGAAAAACTGGCACAAAACACAAGACTGTTTCCCAGGGCAAATGTTGGAGATCTGAAAAATTTAAAATCCAGGATAGGATCTTTCGCATGTTTTTCAGCAAAGTAAAACCCGGCACCACAAGCACATGTCACCACCCCGATAATTATCATAGAAGACGAAATCCAGGCAAATTCACGTCCACCGACCATAATCAAAGTTAAAAATCCAAGGATAAATCCGGACAAAAGTGTTACACCTGCAAAGTCTATATGTGATTGGGCTGGTTTTTTACGAAGTTCTTTGAAAAACAGGGTAATGCCGATAATGGACGGAATCCCAAGGGGTATGTTTATAAAGAAAACCCAGCGCCAGGAACACCAGGTAACAATAAATCCGCCCAGTGTTGGACCAACCAGGCTTGCAACACCCCAGATTAAACTGGCAAAAGAGAGTGTTTTCGCACGATCGGCAGGTGTGGAAATATCTGACAAAACCACATAGACCAATGCAAAGATGCCACCTCCCCCAATACCCTGAAAAACCCGTGCTGCTACCAAAAACCCCATTGATGGAGATGCCCCTGCGGCAATCGATGCAATCAAAAACAACCCGATTGAGAACAGGAACAGGCCCTTTGTGGAATACAGATCGGACAGCTTTCCAAAAACAGGCAGCGAAACCGCCCTTGATAAGAAATAGGCTGTATATGTCCAGGCATAAAGATGAAGCCCACCCAGTTCTGAAATAATGGTCGGCATAGCTGCAGACATGACCAATGCATCCAAAGCACCCAGAAACAGTGCTACAAGTGCAGCCCCAATGATCCAGATTCTGCTTTTATCGGTGCCGGCCGGCAAATTCATTGTATTTGATCAAACAAATCGACAGCAGTTTCTTCAATCAGACTTTTCAATTCAAGCTCCAGAATCCAATTTTCAGGGATGACATGAATCCCATAAAGCGCTCCTAAGATATTACCAGTGATGGACCCTGTTGAATCACTATCTCCAGAATGATTGACTGCCAGCAAAACCCCCTTTTTGAAATCACCTCCAGCAACCAGTGAGCAATAAATACCTATGCCAAGTGCTTCCTCAGCGATCCAACCTTCTCCAATTTCTGCTATGATATCAGGTCCTGATGCTGCTTTATCCGCCAGTTTGCGTGCTTTATCAATTACTCTTAACGTCTCTTCATTATTCGTGTTGCATTTTAAAATCGAAATTGAATCATCAATTGCAGTGGTAAGCGTTTCCCCTGAGATTAATCTGGAAATGATCGAAGCAAAGGCTCCTGATGCCAAATATCCGGTTGGATGGCCATGTGTCAGAGAAGCGCATTCACAACCTATTCGAAATGCCTTTTCTGCATCATCATACATAAGTCCCACCGGAGCCATACGTATAACCCCACCGCATCCCTTACTGTCGTTTATAGGATTGTCAATTGTACCCAAGTTACCAGAGTGCAAAGCAGACAAGCAGCTGTTTCCTGGTGCTCTTAGTGAAAAGAGCTCTTTATGCCCTGTCAATACCCCGTCAATAATTGAGCAGGTACCATAATTTTTTATGAGATGTTCTTGAAGACCTGTTTCTTGCGTATATAACCATCTTAAAAGCGCATGATATACTGCCGAAATAATACCTGCATCTCCCTGATATTCCTGTCTGACCTTGGATAGAATCAACCCTTCAGCGGTAAATAATGTCATTTGGGTATCATCTGTAATGCTGCCTATCCGACCGTATGCTTCGGAATAATCCGTCAATCCTTCATTCCCAAATGAAGACTTGATCTGATCAAAAGACATAAATTCGATTGATGCCCCTAACGCATCCCCAACAGCGCCACCGATCAGGCATCCTTTAAAATATTTAAGCGATTTCATGTTTCAATTCTTCTCTCGCCTACATTTCGCTATTCAATTCATAACCACCTGAATTTATTAATAGTGAAGTTAAGGTTGAGTGATGATGAGCTATTTTATTTTTTATAATTAGGATAGTTACAGAAACAAGCGAAATGTAGGCTCTCGATAACTCATTGTAATTTATTTTCCAGGGAATCAATAGGACCTGCGGCACAAGGCCATAATAAAATTTTCAAGTCCTGTGGCAGCATCAACCCCGGATGTTTTAATACGATAATCAAGGTCGGCAAGAGCAGACAGTGCGTGTGTCAGTTCTTCCAAGGCAAAATTTTCAGATTTTAAAAAATTTTGAAATATAGGATAAGGATTTCTGGGATTGGGTGCCAGCAAAAGGTCATTGGCCGGCAGTTTGGCAGACTTTTTTTTATTTTTATCGTCCCCAACTATGAAACGGTTTATGTTTTCTTCGTCCGTTTTCAAGGTGTTTGCATCCCAGTCAATAATTGCAGGTAAAAGCATTTGCTTGAACGCATTGAACTGCATATGTTTTAAAGGTGGCCCTCCTGCCCTGCCCGTATTCAGACCCGTTGTGAAACACTTGATGGCTAAAAGTTTTCTGACCTGGTTTTCAAGGGTTTTTAAAATTTGTAAGGGGTGAAACCCGTCGGAAAACAAACCCGATAAAAAGGTAAGTGCTTTAGAGGCATCCCGATCCATCACCGCATTGGTCAGGGTAAATATGGGGTCCTTTTTATCTTTATGCACCACAGCGCCAATATCGGCCACAGATATTTGGTTTCTGCCCCCGGTATATGTCAAAAGTTTTTCAATTGCATTTGAAAATAACTCCGGATTAAATCCTGTCTGGTCCACAAGCGCCGCAAACGCATCCGGGGCCATCTGTTTCCCTGTTTCCGACAACATCTGCCGGCTGATATCCCGCAACACAGCTTGCTGTTCTTCGATGTCGGCTTTCCTGGCGCCTGTGGCAACACTGCAGTCCACCACCAGCCCGTGTTCAAGGATGAGCTTGTATATCTTTTTTCTACGGTCCGGCGCACCCGTGGTAAAAATAAGCACATGATTGTCAGGAATGCCGTCTTCAACAAGGCGGATCAAAATCTGAAGATCCTTTTCACTGTAGCTGATCTCACCGGCGGACGCTTTTAATAAAAAAAGCGGTGCATTTTTTACGGCAATGACTTTTCTGGTTCCAAGAAAAGAAAACGTACCGGCCTGTTCGGCGATCTCACCCACTGGTGTGGTTTTCCCGTCCATGACATCAAGGCCGAACTGTTTTGACTCTCCTTTAAGCAGTACCGGAACAAGGCTATCCAAAGCCTTGCGTACCAGAAAGGATTCCCCGCAGATCAGCACGGCTTTGAGATTATCGTCCTTTGACAGCGCATCAAGCGTGCCGGTAAGCGCTTTGTATGTGACCAGATTTTTAGCGGCTGTCATGCCGGGATCTTAGTTTGATGATCATGAATATCAAGGCGATACAGGAGACCAGCAACCCGATGCCCTGGGACAGTGACAAAAAATCAAAAAAGAAGTTCCCCCTGAAATCCCCCCTGAAAAATTCAATAATGGACCGGAACACGGAATAGAGCATGATATAGCTTAAAAAAACCATGCCGTTGAAGCGTTTGCGCCGCTGTATGGCCAGAAGAATCAGAAAAAGAACTAAGTTGGAGGCAATCATATACAGCTGGGTGGGGTGCAAAGGTATATTCAGGGGGGCTAAGCTGTCCGGGTTGGTAAAGGTCAGGGCAATGGGCAATGAACAGGATTTGCCGTAACAGCATCCGGCGAAAAGGCAGCCGAAACGGCCCACGGAATGTCCTAAAGCAAGGCCGGGAGATATAACATCTGCGGTTTTCCAGATATCCATTTTTTTGATGCGTAAAAATATAATGGCCCCAAGGGCACCGCCGATAAAGCCCCCGAAAAAAACCAGGCCGCCGTTCCAGATTTTAAAGATATCAAGAAAGTTGTCCCTGTAAGCGTCTATATTAATCAGCACATAAAGGATACGGGCGCCGGCAAGGGCGCTGATTAAAATGGTGAAAAAAAGATCTGACACCATCTGATCCGGAACACCATAAAATTTTGCATTTCGTTTTGTAAACCAGATGGCAATAATAAAGCCTAAAGCCACGAATAAACCATAAGTATAAAGCTTCAGACCACCGGCCTGAAGAAGAATCGGATGCATGGGTACCTCTTATATTTCAGGCAGTTTGTTAAAAATTACGTGGTAAATTAATATGCCCATTCCAATGGAAATGGCTGAATCTGCAATATTAAACGCCGGCCAATGAAGGGTGCCGACATAAAAATCCAGGAAATCAACCACTTTTCCAAACCGGAATCGATCAATCAGATTTCCTATAGCCCCACCGAAGATCAGGGCCAGACCATAGGATAAAAAAATGTGGGACTCGGCTGTTTTCCGGTAGAGCCAGAGTACGAACAGAGCAACCCCGGAGGATAAAAATAAAAAAATGAATTTTCTGATCCCGGGGGACTGTTCGGCAAAAAAACCGAACGCCCCCCCGGGATTAAGTATATGGGTGATGTTAAAAAAATGATCAATCACCGTAATATGAGCGTACAACGGCAAATGTTTTACAATAAGCCATTTGGTGATCTGGTCCAGTAAAAGAACGCAGATACTCACCAGGGCAAGCCGCCGCATGGGTGTCAAAAAACCGGCCATCAGCCCAGAATGGTTTTAAGGGCCTGGGTGCAACGGGGACAGGTCGTGGGATGATCCGGATCAGTTCCCAGATTTTCATCAAACCGCCAGCACCGGTCACATTTTTCACCGGAAGCCTTTGCCACCTTTATGGCCAGACCCTCAATCTCCTTACCTTGGTAAACATCCCCGTCAAGGGTCTCCACTACCCGGGCTTTGGACACGATAAAAATGTCATTGAGATCAACACCCAGGGATGTCACCTGGGCTTCAAGGTCATTTTCGGGCAGTTTGATTTCAACAGAAGCATCCAAGGGATGACCGATGAGTTTGGCAGCTCTTGCCTCTTCCAGAGCCTTGGTAACTTCTGCCCGCAATGCCCGGATATTTTCCCACTTGGCTGCAAGATCCTTGTCCTCAAGGGTATCATCAAGGCTGACCATATCTTCCATATGGACACTTTCTTTTTTAATGTCACCCAGGGGCATGTGGGTATAAATCTCTTCGGCCGTAAAGGGCAGGATCGGTGCCATGATTTTCACCAGGGCATCCAGTATCATAAACATGACTGTCTGGGCATCTTTACGGGTATCTGAATTTTCAGGGCTTGTGTAAACACGATCCTTGATAATATCCAGATAAAAGGAGGAGAGGTCCACCACGCAGAAATTATGAAGGGTATGATAGATCACATGAAATTCATAGGCATCATAGGCTGCCCGGCACCGTTTTACCACATAATGCAGGCGGTGGAGAATGAACCTGTCCAGCTCTGCCATATTTTCAATCGGCCTGACCTGGGAAGGGTCAAACCCGATAAAATTCCCCAAAAGAAACCGGCAGGTATTTCTGATCCTTCTGTATGCATCCGAAAGTTGCTTAATAATATTATTTGACATGCTGACATCCCCGCGGTAATCCGCTGAAGCCGCCCAAAGGCGTAACACGTCGGCACCGTACTGCTTGATCACCTTGTCCGGGGCCACAACATTG
This genomic window contains:
- a CDS encoding DUF362 domain-containing protein, coding for MEKIADVAQIEFVSYTESVPAILEKILVDEHLKGQETILLKPNLVNASPFPVTTPPQLVEEVVKYVRKHSSARLIIAEGCGDSVMDTREVFASLGYNDLAKKMDVELLDLNHAPLVRLENKENEIFPEMFLPEIAFDSFVISLPVLKAHSLAVITGTLKNMIGFAPPEHYSGGGAWKKAAFHTRMQQSVRELNSYLVPDFTLMDASVGLSQYHLGGPACDPPLKRLLAGYDPFELDQFGARLLGLDPDRIAHIFPM
- the pyk gene encoding pyruvate kinase, whose amino-acid sequence is MKRRKTKIVATISNLNCSVEFIETLYKAGMNVVRLNTAHMSHDDAMQVIENTRKVSDKIGILLDTKGPEIRTCDAKTPLSVVYGDFIRIKGEADGISKDDEICVSYPHFVDDVPVGSSILIDDGYIALKVTDKIDNHLICFVENDGVIYPRKSINIPSVHVKLPALSEKDKGFIAFAADQDLDFIAHSFVRNEDDVLAVQSILDEKKSPIKIIAKIENAQGVDNLREILRCAYGVMVARGDLAVEIPTEKIPLIQKDIVQTCIELRRPVIVATQMLHSMIQSPRPTRAEVSDVANACLDHADALMLSGETANGKYPEQAVQTMAKIAREVELKRSSFIDTPYSSRGNLTDYLAKAAVKSSLRLNTRGIVADSLSGKTILALAAYRGDSPIFAQVYDKRVMRMLSLSFGVLPDYIPLGPNPRESVTGAICRLIEDQNFNDDDLIIVLSGSFGPELGASFIEISHAKNFSDKCTLKQ
- a CDS encoding DHA2 family efflux MFS transporter permease subunit; this encodes MNLPAGTDKSRIWIIGAALVALFLGALDALVMSAAMPTIISELGGLHLYAWTYTAYFLSRAVSLPVFGKLSDLYSTKGLFLFSIGLFLIASIAAGASPSMGFLVAARVFQGIGGGGIFALVYVVLSDISTPADRAKTLSFASLIWGVASLVGPTLGGFIVTWCSWRWVFFINIPLGIPSIIGITLFFKELRKKPAQSHIDFAGVTLLSGFILGFLTLIMVGGREFAWISSSMIIIGVVTCACGAGFYFAEKHAKDPILDFKFFRSPTFALGNSLVFCASFSIFALFAYAPLFLQGTLSQTPLQVGYAMLSLSLGWSLGSIIAGRKMHWIGQKRATFIGVILMVIGTGLTLGFSRTTTITHCFFTFQIVGLGMGFTTLSTLLIVQNSVKTKDLGVATSFHQFARTMGGTIGVGLCGGIVTERLISQLKTAGRQLPEPLIARLQESMAILFQKEFQAQVPEGMTIILQNAVLNSVSLTFVIVFVVSIIGVGLIPLLPRD
- a CDS encoding ADP-ribosylglycohydrolase family protein, giving the protein MKSLKYFKGCLIGGAVGDALGASIEFMSFDQIKSSFGNEGLTDYSEAYGRIGSITDDTQMTLFTAEGLILSKVRQEYQGDAGIISAVYHALLRWLYTQETGLQEHLIKNYGTCSIIDGVLTGHKELFSLRAPGNSCLSALHSGNLGTIDNPINDSKGCGGVIRMAPVGLMYDDAEKAFRIGCECASLTHGHPTGYLASGAFASIISRLISGETLTTAIDDSISILKCNTNNEETLRVIDKARKLADKAASGPDIIAEIGEGWIAEEALGIGIYCSLVAGGDFKKGVLLAVNHSGDSDSTGSITGNILGALYGIHVIPENWILELELKSLIEETAVDLFDQIQ
- the holA gene encoding DNA polymerase III subunit delta, coding for MTAAKNLVTYKALTGTLDALSKDDNLKAVLICGESFLVRKALDSLVPVLLKGESKQFGLDVMDGKTTPVGEIAEQAGTFSFLGTRKVIAVKNAPLFLLKASAGEISYSEKDLQILIRLVEDGIPDNHVLIFTTGAPDRRKKIYKLILEHGLVVDCSVATGARKADIEEQQAVLRDISRQMLSETGKQMAPDAFAALVDQTGFNPELFSNAIEKLLTYTGGRNQISVADIGAVVHKDKKDPIFTLTNAVMDRDASKALTFLSGLFSDGFHPLQILKTLENQVRKLLAIKCFTTGLNTGRAGGPPLKHMQFNAFKQMLLPAIIDWDANTLKTDEENINRFIVGDDKNKKKSAKLPANDLLLAPNPRNPYPIFQNFLKSENFALEELTHALSALADLDYRIKTSGVDAATGLENFIMALCRRSY
- the lgt gene encoding prolipoprotein diacylglyceryl transferase, with amino-acid sequence MHPILLQAGGLKLYTYGLFVALGFIIAIWFTKRNAKFYGVPDQMVSDLFFTILISALAGARILYVLINIDAYRDNFLDIFKIWNGGLVFFGGFIGGALGAIIFLRIKKMDIWKTADVISPGLALGHSVGRFGCLFAGCCYGKSCSLPIALTFTNPDSLAPLNIPLHPTQLYMIASNLVLFLILLAIQRRKRFNGMVFLSYIMLYSVFRSIIEFFRGDFRGNFFFDFLSLSQGIGLLVSCIALIFMIIKLRSRHDSR
- the lspA gene encoding signal peptidase II; translation: MAGFLTPMRRLALVSICVLLLDQITKWLIVKHLPLYAHITVIDHFFNITHILNPGGAFGFFAEQSPGIRKFIFLFLSSGVALFVLWLYRKTAESHIFLSYGLALIFGGAIGNLIDRFRFGKVVDFLDFYVGTLHWPAFNIADSAISIGMGILIYHVIFNKLPEI